The Clostridium sporogenes genome contains a region encoding:
- a CDS encoding DMT family transporter → MKSTLTSYLALFFGVFALSTSAIFVKLANAPSSITAFYRLFFAALILLPFLLFNKSNLQELLSLSKKQWKFILLSGLFLAIHYILWFESLNYTSVASSTVIVTLQPIFSMAGGYILFKERFSKGAIMGCIIAIMGCFIIGWRDFQISNQALFGDLLAFIAAGIITAYFFIGQYVRKNLSLVSYSMIGYASSAFFLGIYAYSQQVSFTYYPLQTWWSFVGLAFIATILGQTIFNWLLKWLSASVISISILGETIGTCILAYFILDEVISLQQGIGMAFILVGLGLFLLQQKQTVK, encoded by the coding sequence ATGAAATCAACACTTACTTCTTATTTAGCTTTATTTTTCGGAGTATTTGCACTATCAACTTCTGCTATTTTTGTAAAATTAGCAAATGCACCTTCCTCTATTACGGCATTTTATCGACTGTTTTTTGCAGCATTGATACTTTTACCATTTTTATTATTTAATAAGTCAAATCTGCAGGAACTACTTTCCTTATCAAAAAAGCAATGGAAATTCATACTACTATCAGGCTTATTTCTAGCAATTCATTATATTTTATGGTTTGAATCATTGAATTACACATCTGTGGCGAGTTCAACAGTTATTGTCACATTACAACCCATTTTTTCAATGGCTGGTGGATATATATTGTTTAAAGAGCGCTTTAGCAAAGGAGCCATAATGGGTTGTATTATAGCAATTATGGGCTGCTTCATTATAGGATGGAGAGACTTTCAAATAAGTAATCAAGCTCTGTTTGGTGATCTACTTGCTTTTATCGCCGCAGGTATTATTACTGCTTACTTTTTCATTGGTCAATATGTTCGAAAGAATTTATCTCTTGTTTCTTATTCAATGATTGGATATGCAAGCAGCGCATTTTTTTTGGGTATTTACGCTTATAGTCAACAAGTGTCTTTTACTTATTATCCTTTACAGACATGGTGGTCCTTTGTTGGCCTAGCATTTATTGCAACTATTCTAGGACAAACCATTTTTAATTGGTTATTAAAGTGGTTAAGCGCCTCAGTAATCTCCATAAGTATTCTAGGAGAGACAATTGGGACCTGCATTCTTGCTTATTTTATTTTAGATGAAGTTATTTCTTTACAGCAAGGTATAGGTATGGCATTTATTTTAGTAGGATTAGGCTTATTTTTACTTCAGCAAAAACAAACAGTTAAGTAA
- a CDS encoding helix-turn-helix transcriptional regulator: MKDHRIGQTVLSYRKKNGMTIREFANYSGISTSLISQIERGEANPSLSVLELIAKALNVPLFTLFINEIDTDSLISKKQDRKKVYRENKDHIVYDVLTPDFMKAHIELLMMDLNAYTSTTEGHYLHIDKEEIAVVMKGEAYVELEGTEYFLEEGDVVRIPPNIRHRFLNKSNQSSHILFVLTPSLI; encoded by the coding sequence ATGAAAGATCATCGCATAGGTCAAACAGTACTAAGTTATCGTAAGAAAAACGGTATGACTATTCGTGAATTTGCTAATTATTCAGGTATCAGTACATCACTTATTAGCCAGATTGAACGGGGAGAAGCAAATCCATCGCTAAGTGTATTGGAACTAATTGCTAAAGCATTAAATGTACCGCTTTTTACGCTTTTTATTAATGAGATTGATACTGATTCACTAATCTCGAAAAAACAAGATCGCAAAAAGGTCTATCGTGAAAATAAAGATCATATTGTTTACGATGTGTTAACACCAGATTTTATGAAAGCACATATAGAACTTTTAATGATGGATTTAAATGCTTACACAAGTACCACAGAAGGCCACTATTTACACATTGACAAGGAAGAAATTGCTGTGGTAATGAAAGGTGAAGCGTATGTTGAACTTGAAGGCACAGAATATTTTTTAGAAGAAGGAGACGTGGTTCGTATTCCTCCAAATATAAGGCACAGATTTTTAAATAAATCTAACCAATCAAGTCACATTTTATTTGTGCTAACGCCTTCGCTTATTTAA
- a CDS encoding EI24 domain-containing protein produces MKKKIYSSFIVLSLIISMALIYFLMPVFSLKFKSFYIVFIIIALLLSINVRLNKGKESSKIYAIPVILIGLFIIMFIITLPIFRASSYKSLLPTPKYEEFSKNITPIDIKEIPTVNQKYAELLADKKLGEETSLGSKVELGTLTLQNVGGKLYYVAPLVHSDFMKWLLNDSTPGYITVSATNDKDVKLVTKLNGKDIKIRYQPKGFLNDDLKRHIYLKGTINKGITDLTFELDDKGNPYYTATIYENKVGMSGQKAVGTAIVNPETGEVKKYNLENTPKWVDRIQPQPFVENNLKKWGKYIKGFFNFSGQDKLKTTEGTGVIYNNGKCYYYTGLTSVGKDESSIGFALIDTRTQQTRIFKIAGATETASMKSAEGKVQNLGYTSTFPILINVDNIPTYFTTLNDKNDLTKMFAMISVTDYNIIGTGENITECKSNYIKNLASKGNLINVGSTGKEENITDTIERINSYVVGNSTIYTFILKDHKDKIFNAGISISNELPITKEGDKVNIRYVDTKQDTINITSFDNIDFKQQSNK; encoded by the coding sequence ATGAAGAAAAAAATATACTCGAGTTTCATAGTACTATCTTTAATTATTTCTATGGCACTAATTTATTTTTTAATGCCAGTTTTTTCTTTAAAATTCAAATCTTTTTATATTGTTTTTATAATAATTGCACTACTTTTAAGTATTAATGTAAGATTAAACAAAGGTAAGGAAAGCTCCAAAATATATGCTATTCCTGTTATATTAATAGGATTATTTATTATTATGTTTATAATTACTTTACCAATATTTAGAGCTAGCAGCTATAAAAGCTTGTTGCCTACACCTAAATATGAAGAGTTTTCGAAAAATATAACTCCAATTGATATAAAAGAAATTCCAACAGTAAATCAAAAATATGCAGAATTATTGGCAGATAAAAAACTAGGAGAAGAAACTTCTTTAGGTAGCAAGGTGGAACTTGGAACTTTAACGTTACAAAATGTAGGAGGTAAACTTTACTATGTTGCTCCTTTAGTACATTCTGATTTTATGAAATGGCTTTTAAATGACAGTACACCAGGATATATAACAGTATCTGCAACTAATGATAAGGATGTAAAACTAGTAACAAAATTAAATGGAAAAGATATAAAAATAAGATATCAGCCAAAGGGTTTTTTAAATGATGATTTAAAAAGACATATATACTTGAAAGGAACAATAAATAAAGGCATAACAGATTTAACTTTTGAATTAGACGATAAGGGAAATCCATATTATACAGCTACTATATATGAAAATAAGGTAGGTATGTCAGGGCAAAAGGCAGTAGGAACAGCTATAGTTAACCCAGAAACAGGAGAAGTTAAAAAATATAACCTAGAAAATACTCCTAAATGGGTAGACAGAATACAGCCACAACCCTTTGTGGAAAATAATTTAAAAAAATGGGGAAAATATATTAAAGGATTCTTTAATTTTTCAGGACAGGATAAGTTAAAAACTACAGAAGGAACAGGAGTAATATATAATAATGGTAAATGTTATTATTATACAGGATTAACTTCTGTAGGTAAGGATGAATCAAGTATAGGTTTTGCTTTAATAGATACAAGAACACAACAAACAAGAATATTTAAAATAGCAGGAGCAACAGAAACAGCCTCTATGAAATCAGCAGAGGGTAAGGTGCAAAATTTAGGATATACATCTACTTTCCCTATATTAATAAATGTAGATAATATACCTACTTATTTTACAACTTTAAATGATAAAAATGATCTAACAAAAATGTTTGCTATGATTTCTGTAACAGACTACAATATCATAGGAACAGGAGAAAATATTACAGAATGTAAATCAAATTACATTAAAAACCTAGCAAGTAAAGGAAATTTAATAAATGTAGGTTCTACAGGAAAAGAAGAAAATATAACAGATACTATAGAAAGAATAAATTCTTATGTGGTAGGAAATTCTACAATATATACATTTATATTAAAAGATCATAAAGATAAAATATTTAATGCTGGTATATCTATATCTAATGAATTGCCTATAACTAAAGAAGGGGACAAAGTAAATATAAGATATGTAGACACAAAACAGGATACCATTAATATAACTAGCTTTGATAATATAGACTTTAAACAGCAAAGTAATAAATAA
- a CDS encoding ABC transporter ATP-binding protein/permease: MLQIKDLKKVYTTGEFEQTALNGVSIDFRQSEFVAILGPSGSGKTTLLNMLGGLDQYDSGNMIINGLSTKKFGESDWDTYRNNSVGFIFQSYNLIPHLSIVDNVEMGMTLSGVPKSEKRQKATYVLEKVGLGNHIHKKPNQLSGGQMQRVAIARALANDPEIILADEPTGALDTQTSEQIMDLIKEIAKDKLVIMVTHNPELAEEYADRIVSFSDGRIVSDTNPFVSENNLNDYKPKKTSMNFLTALKLSGNNIVTKKWRTALTAFASSIGIIGVALVLSLSNGFNKQINEFEKDSLSNYPISIEQNSMSLGMSPSSKSKDKDKTEFPNKSMIYPYDSSKNAAIHANAISTEYVDYIKKIDSSLINGISYTRNVNMNILKKQDGKVVNMNTSAAAFSTYPSKGDSFETDYLKSYYDVLAGSYPKNGKELVLVVDKYNQVDTNILEALGFSANSKNIDFNSMIGTEYKLIYNDDYYAQSGKYFTVNGDTTNLENLYNNKNAVTLKISGIIRIKENANMSNLSTGIVYSDQLAQDFIENAKNSKIVLAQKEAKYNVMNGNLLTGKTSTTTAAVHPTPNMRTNITPNVETKDDVLASLGATSSPTSISIYPVNFEAKDNITNYLDDWNKELKEEDQIVYTDMASMITSLTGNIMDGITIVLVAFAGISLVVSMIMIGIIIYISVLERTKEIGVLRALGARKKDITRVFNAETFIIGFCSGGLGIAITYLLTIPVNSILYKFTDLENVAQLNPLHAIALVITSIVLTMIGGAIPSKMAAKKDPVIALRSE; encoded by the coding sequence ATGCTACAAATAAAAGATTTAAAAAAAGTTTATACAACAGGAGAATTTGAACAAACTGCACTTAATGGTGTCAGTATTGACTTTAGACAAAGTGAATTTGTTGCTATTTTAGGTCCAAGCGGTTCAGGTAAAACAACTTTATTAAATATGCTTGGAGGCTTAGATCAATATGACTCAGGAAATATGATTATTAATGGCTTATCCACAAAAAAATTTGGTGAATCTGATTGGGATACATATCGTAATAATAGTGTAGGATTTATCTTTCAAAGTTATAATCTTATACCACATTTAAGTATTGTAGATAATGTAGAAATGGGTATGACCCTTTCTGGGGTACCAAAATCAGAAAAAAGACAAAAGGCCACTTACGTTCTAGAGAAAGTTGGTTTAGGCAACCATATACATAAAAAACCTAATCAATTGTCTGGCGGACAAATGCAACGTGTTGCCATTGCTCGTGCATTAGCAAATGATCCTGAAATTATCCTTGCTGATGAACCAACAGGGGCTCTAGATACTCAAACAAGCGAACAAATAATGGATTTAATTAAAGAAATCGCAAAAGATAAACTTGTGATTATGGTAACTCATAATCCTGAATTAGCAGAAGAATATGCTGATAGAATTGTAAGTTTTTCCGACGGTAGAATTGTTTCCGATACCAATCCCTTTGTATCAGAAAATAACTTAAACGATTATAAGCCTAAAAAAACAAGTATGAATTTCCTTACAGCACTTAAGCTATCTGGTAATAATATTGTTACTAAAAAATGGCGAACAGCACTTACTGCCTTTGCATCTAGTATAGGAATTATTGGGGTTGCCCTTGTTTTATCTCTATCAAATGGATTTAATAAACAAATAAATGAATTTGAAAAGGATTCTCTTTCCAACTATCCAATAAGTATTGAGCAGAATTCGATGTCTCTTGGAATGTCTCCATCTTCCAAATCTAAGGACAAGGACAAAACTGAATTTCCTAATAAATCAATGATTTATCCATATGATTCAAGTAAAAATGCTGCTATTCATGCTAATGCAATTTCAACTGAATATGTAGATTACATCAAAAAAATAGATTCCAGTTTAATTAATGGAATTTCTTATACAAGAAATGTAAATATGAATATATTGAAAAAGCAAGATGGCAAAGTAGTAAACATGAATACCTCAGCTGCTGCATTCTCTACGTATCCTTCAAAAGGTGATAGTTTTGAAACGGATTATTTAAAATCATACTATGATGTATTAGCAGGTAGTTATCCAAAAAATGGGAAAGAATTGGTTTTAGTTGTTGATAAATATAATCAAGTTGATACTAATATCCTTGAAGCATTAGGTTTTAGTGCAAATTCTAAAAATATAGATTTTAATTCTATGATAGGAACAGAATATAAATTAATATATAATGACGATTATTATGCTCAATCCGGTAAGTATTTTACAGTTAATGGAGATACTACAAACTTAGAAAATCTCTATAACAATAAAAATGCAGTTACATTAAAAATTAGTGGTATCATTCGTATAAAGGAAAATGCTAATATGTCTAATTTATCCACAGGTATAGTTTATTCAGACCAATTAGCCCAAGATTTTATAGAGAATGCTAAAAACTCTAAAATTGTTCTTGCACAAAAAGAAGCAAAATATAATGTTATGAATGGTAACCTTCTAACAGGAAAGACTAGCACAACAACTGCAGCTGTTCATCCAACCCCTAATATGAGAACCAATATTACGCCTAATGTTGAAACTAAAGATGATGTACTTGCATCTTTAGGTGCTACGTCTTCTCCAACATCTATTTCAATTTATCCTGTCAATTTCGAGGCAAAAGATAATATTACTAATTATCTTGATGATTGGAATAAAGAACTAAAGGAAGAGGACCAAATCGTCTACACTGATATGGCATCTATGATTACTAGTTTGACTGGGAATATTATGGATGGTATTACTATTGTTTTAGTAGCTTTCGCTGGAATTTCTTTAGTTGTTTCTATGATTATGATAGGTATTATTATCTACATTTCTGTACTTGAAAGAACCAAAGAAATAGGTGTTTTACGTGCTTTAGGAGCAAGAAAAAAAGATATAACTCGAGTATTTAATGCTGAAACCTTTATCATCGGATTTTGTTCAGGTGGGCTAGGTATTGCCATTACATATTTATTAACTATTCCAGTAAATTCAATTTTATATAAATTTACTGACTTGGAAAATGTCGCTCAATTAAATCCATTGCATGCAATTGCATTGGTTATAACTAGTATTGTTCTTACAATGATAGGTGGAGCAATACCATCAAAAATGGCAGCTAAAAAAGATCCTGTTATTGCTCTTAGAAGTGAGTAA
- a CDS encoding response regulator transcription factor — MFKVLVVEDDPALRKLFCTVLSKNGYKSIEAKDGHSALDVLYKEYIDLIISDIMMPNMDGYTLTKLIRESNNNVPILMITAKGTFSDKQEGFRVGTDDYMVKPIDVNEMILRVGALLRRSQIINERKIVIGETTFLYDFLSVKYNNKEIVLPQKEFYLIYKLVSTPNKIFTRQQLMDEIWGIESETDPRTVDVHINRLRDRFKDNKDFNIITIRGLGYKVVKQ, encoded by the coding sequence ATGTTTAAAGTATTAGTAGTAGAAGATGATCCAGCTTTGCGCAAACTTTTTTGTACAGTACTTAGTAAAAATGGATATAAATCCATTGAAGCTAAGGATGGACACAGTGCATTAGATGTATTATATAAAGAATACATAGACTTAATTATTTCAGATATAATGATGCCCAATATGGATGGTTATACCCTCACAAAATTAATAAGAGAGTCAAATAATAACGTGCCTATATTGATGATTACTGCAAAAGGAACATTTTCCGATAAACAAGAAGGTTTTAGAGTAGGTACGGATGATTATATGGTGAAACCTATTGATGTGAATGAAATGATTTTACGTGTAGGTGCTTTGCTTAGACGATCCCAAATAATCAATGAACGAAAAATTGTAATAGGTGAAACAACATTCTTATACGACTTTCTAAGTGTTAAATATAATAATAAGGAGATAGTATTACCTCAAAAAGAGTTTTATTTAATTTATAAACTTGTATCCACACCTAATAAGATTTTTACACGACAGCAATTAATGGATGAAATATGGGGCATAGAATCTGAAACAGATCCAAGAACAGTTGATGTTCATATAAATAGATTAAGGGATCGTTTTAAAGACAATAAAGACTTCAATATTATTACAATTAGAGGATTAGGTTATAAGGTGGTTAAACAGTGA
- a CDS encoding HAMP domain-containing sensor histidine kinase, producing the protein MNNKISVKMVVAFSLIVFLIVTLAVGISGLVMVFLSRFNVFTQPNHLILLGWLGIISIIVSTVIAQIIGKKVLSPISDLNKATKEVAKGNFNTRLSESSWTDEIREMAHSFNIMTHELGNIETLRDDFISNVSHEFKTPISAIEGYATLLQDDELSDEERKEYIHKILISTKRLSSLSGNILQITELENQKILPLEQKYYLDEQIRQTILLFEYQWTKKNITLDINLDNITYIGSKDLLAQVWQNILGNAIKFSHQNGTIQVTLTQTNKEVLIKIRDNGIGMSQEVKDRVFEKFYQGDSSHYSDGNGLGLALVKRIIDICEGTIEISSHEGVGTDFIVKLPK; encoded by the coding sequence ATGAATAATAAAATATCCGTTAAAATGGTAGTTGCTTTTTCTTTAATAGTTTTTTTAATTGTTACTTTGGCTGTTGGTATTAGTGGCTTAGTCATGGTATTTCTTTCTCGTTTTAATGTATTTACCCAACCTAATCATTTAATTTTATTAGGCTGGTTAGGTATCATCAGCATAATAGTAAGCACAGTGATTGCTCAAATTATAGGGAAAAAGGTACTATCCCCGATTTCTGATCTTAACAAAGCAACTAAAGAAGTTGCTAAGGGAAATTTTAATACTAGACTTTCAGAAAGTAGCTGGACAGATGAAATAAGAGAAATGGCACATAGCTTTAATATAATGACTCATGAATTAGGTAATATTGAAACCTTAAGAGATGATTTCATTAGTAATGTTTCTCATGAATTTAAGACTCCTATTTCAGCTATTGAAGGCTATGCTACATTGCTACAAGATGATGAATTATCTGATGAAGAACGTAAGGAATATATTCATAAAATACTTATAAGTACAAAAAGATTATCTTCTCTTTCAGGGAATATTTTGCAAATAACAGAACTTGAAAATCAAAAGATTTTACCTTTAGAACAAAAATATTATTTAGATGAACAAATCAGACAAACTATTTTATTATTTGAATATCAGTGGACAAAAAAAAATATAACTTTAGATATTAATCTAGACAATATTACTTACATTGGAAGTAAAGATTTGTTAGCTCAAGTATGGCAAAATATTTTAGGGAATGCCATTAAATTTTCTCACCAAAATGGAACAATACAGGTAACATTAACGCAAACAAATAAGGAAGTTTTAATTAAAATAAGAGATAATGGTATAGGTATGTCTCAAGAGGTTAAGGACCGAGTGTTTGAAAAGTTTTATCAGGGAGATAGTTCACATTATTCAGATGGGAATGGATTAGGTTTAGCACTTGTGAAAAGAATTATAGATATATGTGAAGGAACTATAGAAATCTCAAGCCATGAAGGAGTAGGTACAGACTTTATTGTCAAACTTCCTAAGTAG
- a CDS encoding branched-chain amino acid aminotransferase encodes MNKEVNIDWKSLGFDYIKTDFRYISKWKDGKWDEGQLVEDNMISINESSTALHYGQQCFEGLKAYRTKDNKIQLFRPDRNAERMQDSCKRILMPEVPTEKFIDACIKVVKANEHYVPPYGSGATLYLRPFVIGVGDNIGVKPAQEYIFSVFCIPVGPYFKGGMVPVNFTIADYDRAAPYGTGAVKVGGNYAGSLYPHELAVKKGFADCIYLDPATHTKIEEVGAANFFGIIKDNKFITPKSPSILPSITKYSLLHIAKEYLKMEVEERDVLIDNLDEFKEAGACGTAAVITPIGGIEYKGKLHVFHSETEVGPITKKLYDTLYGIQFGEVEAPQGWIVEVK; translated from the coding sequence ATGAACAAAGAAGTAAATATTGATTGGAAAAGCTTGGGGTTTGATTATATAAAGACGGACTTCCGTTATATATCAAAATGGAAAGATGGAAAATGGGATGAAGGCCAATTAGTTGAAGATAATATGATTAGTATAAATGAATCTTCAACTGCACTTCACTATGGTCAACAATGTTTTGAAGGTTTAAAAGCTTATCGTACAAAAGATAATAAAATTCAACTTTTTAGACCAGATAGAAATGCAGAACGTATGCAGGATAGTTGTAAACGTATTTTAATGCCAGAAGTTCCAACGGAAAAATTTATAGATGCATGTATTAAAGTTGTTAAAGCAAATGAACATTATGTACCACCTTATGGTAGTGGAGCAACTTTGTATCTTAGACCTTTTGTAATAGGTGTTGGAGATAATATTGGTGTTAAACCGGCTCAAGAATATATATTTTCTGTATTCTGTATACCAGTAGGACCTTATTTTAAGGGTGGAATGGTGCCAGTAAACTTTACTATAGCAGACTATGATAGAGCAGCTCCATACGGAACCGGTGCAGTAAAAGTTGGGGGTAACTATGCTGGAAGTCTTTATCCACATGAATTAGCTGTGAAAAAAGGATTTGCAGATTGTATTTATCTTGACCCAGCTACTCACACTAAAATAGAAGAGGTTGGAGCAGCTAACTTTTTTGGAATAATAAAGGATAATAAATTTATTACTCCAAAATCTCCATCAATTCTTCCAAGTATAACTAAGTATTCGCTTCTTCATATTGCAAAAGAATATTTAAAAATGGAAGTTGAAGAAAGAGATGTTTTAATTGATAATTTGGATGAATTTAAAGAAGCTGGTGCCTGTGGAACTGCTGCAGTAATAACTCCAATCGGTGGAATAGAATATAAAGGAAAATTACATGTGTTCCACAGTGAAACGGAAGTAGGACCTATAACCAAGAAACTTTATGATACACTTTACGGAATTCAATTTGGAGAGGTAGAAGCTCCACAGGGATGGATTGTAGAAGTTAAATAA
- a CDS encoding biotin transporter BioY, whose protein sequence is MGKKLEVRDMIYSALFATIIGVSSYITIPLPISPVPITAQSLAVMLAGCVLTPIQAALSMVTFLLMGIIGIPVFSGGRAGIGIIVGKTGGYLIGFFIGAIIISLLVRKNKSLVNMIIACFIGGIVVVHILGSAWLGQVTSIGIKKAFLLGSAPFIPGDLIKAVVAAFIGRKLSKSMKRIGIQ, encoded by the coding sequence ATGGGAAAAAAATTAGAAGTAAGAGATATGATATATTCAGCATTATTTGCAACTATTATAGGAGTTTCAAGTTATATTACTATTCCATTACCTATAAGTCCAGTACCTATAACAGCTCAAAGTTTAGCAGTTATGTTAGCAGGATGTGTTTTAACTCCAATTCAAGCAGCTCTTAGTATGGTAACTTTTTTATTAATGGGAATTATAGGTATTCCAGTTTTTTCAGGAGGAAGAGCAGGAATTGGTATTATAGTAGGAAAAACTGGTGGATATTTGATTGGATTCTTCATTGGAGCAATTATAATAAGTCTTTTAGTACGTAAAAATAAATCTTTAGTTAATATGATAATAGCGTGTTTTATCGGAGGAATTGTAGTAGTACACATTTTAGGTTCAGCATGGCTTGGACAAGTTACTTCTATAGGAATAAAAAAAGCTTTTTTATTAGGATCAGCACCTTTTATACCTGGGGATTTAATAAAAGCTGTAGTAGCAGCTTTTATTGGAAGGAAACTAAGCAAATCAATGAAAAGAATTGGAATACAGTAA
- a CDS encoding tetratricopeptide repeat protein codes for MFNLDRFSFLKMEWPEIYEFIYNAEEKSNEDSNTTLIKLAQTAELIAKYILKENHIETNTEILDEINLLKDCHNLNSDIVDLFYKIIIVSNKAIYENYSDSIIAKSFLDKMFEILVWLAMEYGKRDYSKVDLSNMMPKDKDIFNKYIKSKSYNNTEKNIENETIIQPFTINNEEFFKEENNNDINIYEQDVFETKKEFYRRIKNDEIFSLGRVFIEKSNINETDKVVAFTFSIYKSTQIKIPIIDMIYIERTDFENLSIKEEVYTVFSKLDIIDDKICIDINNIYIEVNNNRCKVHAVVLDISYYESYEKYRNIIYSKKPIPTGMIKLNKNKYDINKNEMPVTINYYDWIQKYILNTKAYIEIDKYEAKALCKENLYYILNGKLDIFNEKLLIREYYIQSKSLDKNFKIKLYNSDPMNKLRCLVEEEEIVAMNSIGEMYYKEQSYKEAIYWYKKAAEKGNSTSMSNIGSMYYKGKGVEQDYKKAMYWYKKASQEGNFTAMGNIGFMYYNGQGVKQDYEEAMYWYKKSYKEGNSGIMMNIGNMYYEGKGVIKDYRKAMQCYKKASQIDNFNFIK; via the coding sequence GTGTTTAATTTGGATAGATTTAGTTTTTTAAAAATGGAGTGGCCTGAAATATATGAATTTATATATAATGCAGAAGAAAAATCAAATGAAGATTCTAATACAACATTAATTAAATTAGCACAGACAGCAGAACTAATAGCAAAATACATATTAAAGGAAAACCATATTGAAACAAATACTGAAATATTAGATGAAATAAATTTATTAAAAGACTGCCACAATTTAAATTCTGATATAGTAGATTTGTTTTATAAAATAATAATTGTTTCAAATAAAGCTATTTATGAGAACTATTCTGATTCAATTATAGCAAAGTCATTTTTAGATAAAATGTTTGAAATATTGGTATGGCTTGCAATGGAGTACGGAAAAAGAGACTATAGCAAAGTTGATTTAAGTAATATGATGCCAAAAGATAAGGATATATTTAATAAATATATTAAAAGTAAATCATATAATAATACAGAAAAAAATATTGAAAATGAAACCATTATACAACCATTTACTATAAACAATGAAGAATTTTTTAAAGAAGAAAATAACAATGATATTAATATATATGAGCAGGATGTATTTGAAACAAAGAAAGAATTTTATAGAAGAATAAAAAATGATGAGATATTTAGTTTAGGTAGAGTATTTATAGAAAAATCTAATATTAATGAGACGGATAAAGTTGTTGCATTTACATTTTCTATATATAAATCAACTCAGATTAAAATACCAATCATAGATATGATATATATAGAAAGAACTGATTTTGAAAATTTATCCATAAAGGAAGAGGTGTATACCGTATTTTCAAAATTAGATATTATAGATGATAAAATTTGCATTGATATTAATAATATTTATATTGAAGTGAATAACAATAGATGCAAAGTTCATGCTGTGGTATTAGATATATCTTACTATGAAAGTTATGAAAAATATAGAAATATTATTTATTCTAAAAAACCTATTCCAACAGGGATGATTAAACTTAATAAAAATAAGTATGACATTAATAAAAATGAAATGCCCGTTACAATCAATTATTATGATTGGATACAAAAATATATTTTAAATACTAAGGCATATATAGAAATTGATAAATATGAAGCAAAAGCTTTATGTAAAGAAAATTTGTATTATATTTTAAATGGAAAACTAGATATTTTTAATGAAAAACTTTTAATAAGAGAATATTACATTCAATCCAAAAGTTTAGATAAAAATTTCAAAATAAAGCTTTATAATTCAGACCCAATGAATAAATTAAGATGTTTAGTAGAAGAAGAAGAGATAGTTGCCATGAATAGTATAGGTGAAATGTATTATAAGGAACAGAGCTATAAAGAAGCAATATATTGGTATAAAAAAGCAGCAGAGAAAGGCAATTCTACTTCTATGAGTAATATAGGCTCCATGTATTATAAAGGAAAAGGAGTAGAACAAGATTATAAAAAAGCAATGTATTGGTATAAAAAAGCATCACAGGAAGGAAACTTTACTGCTATGGGTAATATAGGATTTATGTATTATAATGGGCAAGGGGTAAAGCAAGATTATGAAGAAGCGATGTATTGGTATAAAAAATCCTATAAAGAAGGTAATTCTGGAATTATGATGAATATAGGAAATATGTATTATGAGGGAAAAGGAGTAATAAAGGACTATAGAAAAGCAATGCAATGTTATAAAAAAGCATCACAGATAGATAATT